In Leptolyngbya sp. SIO1E4, one DNA window encodes the following:
- the cas6 gene encoding type I-MYXAN CRISPR-associated protein Cas6/Cmx6, with product MLTTDKRKTETDLLTTPYVELSFGVIGETLPADHGYGLYSAIVHLCPEIHEQEGISILTIPGEPNRKGKIHLSKSSRLRIRLPYEPEKLAFVLPLAGQKLTIGSHSIQLDIPQIFPLRPVDKLRSRIVTIKKFQEAEPFKEAAQRQLDARGIRGNLILPLNEEGEPSRKTIKIKTYWVVGFSLAVTDLNEQDSIALQKRGLGGKHRMGCGIFTPFPRAWRFYDA from the coding sequence ATGTTAACAACTGACAAAAGGAAAACAGAAACAGATTTGCTTACAACACCTTATGTGGAATTGAGCTTTGGAGTAATTGGAGAGACGTTACCTGCGGATCATGGATACGGGCTGTATAGTGCTATCGTCCATCTCTGCCCCGAGATTCACGAACAAGAAGGAATCAGCATTCTAACTATCCCAGGTGAGCCTAATAGAAAGGGAAAAATCCACCTGAGTAAGTCCTCGAGATTAAGAATCCGTCTACCTTATGAGCCTGAAAAACTAGCATTTGTGTTGCCATTAGCAGGTCAAAAATTAACGATTGGTAGTCATTCTATTCAACTAGATATTCCTCAAATTTTTCCACTGCGTCCGGTTGATAAGTTGCGATCGCGTATCGTTACTATTAAGAAATTCCAGGAGGCGGAACCTTTCAAGGAGGCAGCTCAGAGGCAATTAGACGCTCGTGGCATTCGAGGCAATTTGATTCTGCCTTTGAATGAAGAGGGTGAGCCGAGTCGTAAAACCATCAAGATCAAGACTTATTGGGTTGTTGGGTTCAGTTTAGCCGTGACGGATCTCAACGAGCAAGATTCCATCGCGCTACAAAAGCGTGGGCTCGGTGGAAAGCATCGGATGGGCTGTGGTATTTTCACACCTTTTCCTCGTGCCTGGAGATTCTACGATGCATAG
- a CDS encoding WYL domain-containing transcriptional regulator, with the protein MSRHLERLLAIDELIRKPKRPTAESLAAALEVSERTIRYDLDFLRDRYHAPLENNRKQGYHYTDPDWRLPSVFLSKGELFALTLGARMLEACSGSAYAVELRSAIARLAERLPEETWVDLQQVADEQIIFRSGAQINLDPDIWHQLEDACRDSKQVWMRYYTASRDSDSERVLDPYLLHIYRGTNPYVIGWCHKRQEIRWFRVDRIRSLKLLKDFFERKPDFNAKDHLAMIFQHEVGGVPVTVRIWFDAKTAPYIRERQWHPTQELHEHVDGAVTLQMVVRGLNDVKRWVLGYGQGAVVKEPPELVEMLRREIEHMHHNYPDFD; encoded by the coding sequence ATGTCTCGACATTTAGAAAGATTGCTTGCCATTGACGAACTAATCCGCAAACCTAAGCGCCCAACCGCTGAAAGCTTAGCGGCAGCATTGGAAGTCAGTGAGCGAACTATCCGCTATGACTTAGACTTTTTGCGTGATCGCTACCATGCCCCTTTAGAGAACAATCGCAAGCAAGGGTACCACTACACGGATCCAGACTGGCGATTACCGAGTGTTTTCCTCTCAAAGGGAGAATTGTTTGCCCTCACGCTGGGGGCCAGAATGCTGGAGGCATGTTCTGGGTCAGCTTATGCAGTGGAGTTGCGATCAGCGATCGCTCGATTGGCCGAGCGACTGCCGGAGGAAACATGGGTCGATCTGCAGCAGGTGGCGGACGAGCAGATCATCTTTCGCTCAGGGGCACAAATCAACCTTGATCCAGATATTTGGCACCAGTTGGAGGATGCCTGTCGGGATTCAAAGCAGGTTTGGATGCGCTACTACACGGCCAGCAGAGACAGCGATTCGGAACGGGTGCTTGATCCTTATTTGCTGCACATCTATCGGGGTACAAATCCCTATGTGATTGGCTGGTGTCACAAGCGCCAGGAAATTCGCTGGTTTCGGGTCGATCGTATTCGATCGCTCAAGCTACTGAAAGATTTCTTTGAACGTAAACCAGACTTTAATGCCAAAGACCATCTGGCAATGATTTTTCAGCATGAGGTAGGGGGCGTTCCGGTGACAGTACGAATTTGGTTTGACGCAAAGACGGCTCCCTACATTCGGGAGCGACAGTGGCATCCAACGCAGGAGTTACATGAGCACGTGGATGGAGCAGTGACGCTACAAATGGTGGTGCGAGGGCTAAATGACGTGAAGCGTTGGGTGTTGGGGTACGGACAAGGGGCGGTAGTCAAGGAACCACCTGAGTTAGTTGAAATGCTGAGGAGAGAAATAGAACACATGCATCATAATTATCCGGACTTTGATTAG
- a CDS encoding DUF3596 domain-containing protein, giving the protein MYSSTPSRKKAPKGSVQVKTSNNRLQLVFSYGGKRHYISTGLADTVTNRKLADVSTFRKIACH; this is encoded by the coding sequence ATGTACTCCTCCACCCCAAGCCGTAAAAAAGCCCCCAAGGGCTCTGTCCAAGTTAAGACCTCTAACAACCGCCTGCAACTCGTTTTTTCCTATGGTGGCAAGCGGCACTACATCTCCACTGGTCTTGCAGACACCGTTACCAACCGCAAGCTGGCAGATGTCTCGACATTTAGAAAGATTGCTTGCCATTGA
- the rplS gene encoding 50S ribosomal protein L19: protein MNAEQVIRSLEADYLKDDIPTIYVGDTVRVGVRIQEGGKERVQPYEGTVIATRNGGINRSITVRRIFQGVGVERVFLVHAPLVAGIKVLRRGKARRAKLYYLRDRVGKATRLKQRFDRSL, encoded by the coding sequence ATGAACGCGGAACAAGTTATCCGTTCGCTAGAAGCGGACTATCTCAAGGATGATATCCCTACTATCTATGTGGGCGACACGGTACGTGTGGGTGTCCGCATTCAAGAAGGGGGTAAAGAGCGGGTTCAACCCTATGAAGGCACTGTCATTGCCACGCGTAATGGCGGTATCAACCGATCTATTACGGTGCGCCGTATTTTCCAAGGCGTCGGGGTAGAGAGAGTTTTCCTGGTGCATGCTCCTCTGGTAGCAGGCATTAAGGTGCTGCGTCGGGGTAAAGCTCGTCGGGCTAAGCTCTACTATTTGCGCGATCGCGTCGGTAAGGCAACCCGCCTAAAGCAGCGTTTCGACCGCTCCCTGTAA
- the map gene encoding type I methionyl aminopeptidase, producing MNLLSQLLDRPHQRSGGKKRQRRVQGVELKSDADIVIMRQAARIVATVLKEIADRVEPGMTTADLDDYAENRIRALGATPSFKGYHGFPASICACLNDEVVHGIPRRRKVIRAGDVLKVDTGAYYDGFHGDSCITIAVGKVSEASQKLIETAEAALYAGIAQVKPGNTLMDIAGAIEDVAKAADFSIVEDYVGHGVGRNLHEAPSVFNFRTRKLPNVKLHPGMTLAIEPILNAGGKHTRTLSDRWTVVTLDRSLSAQFEHTVLVTETGHEILTHRQDI from the coding sequence ATGAATCTTCTTTCTCAGCTCCTGGATCGCCCCCATCAACGCTCGGGGGGTAAAAAGCGTCAGCGTCGTGTTCAGGGCGTTGAATTGAAGAGTGATGCAGATATTGTGATTATGCGGCAGGCCGCTCGTATTGTTGCGACAGTGCTTAAGGAAATTGCTGATCGGGTCGAACCTGGGATGACAACCGCTGATCTCGATGACTACGCCGAGAATCGGATTCGAGCGTTGGGAGCGACCCCTAGTTTTAAGGGCTACCATGGTTTCCCGGCAAGTATCTGCGCCTGTCTGAATGATGAAGTTGTCCATGGTATTCCTCGACGGCGGAAGGTGATTCGGGCCGGGGATGTTTTGAAGGTTGATACCGGTGCTTACTATGACGGCTTCCATGGCGATTCATGCATCACGATCGCAGTGGGGAAAGTCTCAGAGGCTTCTCAGAAGCTGATCGAGACAGCAGAAGCCGCCCTCTATGCTGGGATTGCTCAAGTTAAACCTGGTAATACCTTGATGGATATCGCTGGGGCGATCGAAGATGTTGCCAAGGCTGCTGATTTCAGCATTGTGGAAGATTATGTCGGGCATGGTGTGGGGCGTAACCTGCATGAAGCGCCGTCGGTGTTCAACTTCCGCACGCGCAAACTTCCCAACGTCAAGCTTCACCCTGGCATGACCCTAGCCATTGAACCAATTTTGAATGCCGGGGGCAAACATACGCGAACGTTGAGCGATCGCTGGACAGTTGTCACGTTAGACCGGTCGCTTTCTGCCCAGTTTGAGCACACTGTTTTGGTGACTGAAACAGGGCATGAAATCCTGACCCATCGCCAAGACATTTAA
- a CDS encoding PstS family phosphate ABC transporter substrate-binding protein: MFANGIKAAGAIAAVAATFGLTTTTSQAQDGLIQIDGSSTVFPISEAMAEDFMAENSGSRVTVGVSGTGGGFRKFCSGETDISNASRPIKDEEIAACEASGIEFIELLVGTDALTVVVSNENDFLFDISSENLNKIWAPEAEDTITRWNQVDATWPNEPIRLFGPGTDSGTFDFFTDEVNGEEGASRADYTASEDDNVLVLGVSRDPNAMGYFGLAYYVENDDALRALSVDGVAPTPDNAKNGDYSLARPLYIYVSTASLDKPEVRAFVEYYLETARDTEIVTEVGYVPLTEDEYNESLGQL, from the coding sequence ATGTTTGCAAATGGAATTAAAGCAGCTGGCGCAATCGCGGCAGTGGCAGCAACGTTTGGTCTGACCACGACAACTTCTCAAGCCCAAGATGGCCTGATTCAAATTGACGGTTCTAGCACCGTATTTCCCATCTCTGAAGCGATGGCCGAGGACTTCATGGCGGAGAACTCTGGTAGTCGCGTAACCGTTGGGGTATCCGGCACTGGCGGTGGTTTCCGTAAGTTCTGTTCAGGAGAAACTGATATCTCCAATGCTTCTCGTCCCATTAAAGATGAAGAGATCGCAGCCTGTGAAGCCAGCGGCATTGAGTTCATTGAACTCTTGGTCGGTACCGATGCCCTCACCGTAGTGGTGTCTAACGAAAACGATTTCCTCTTCGACATTTCCTCCGAGAATCTGAACAAAATCTGGGCTCCTGAAGCCGAAGACACCATCACCCGCTGGAACCAGGTCGACGCGACCTGGCCCAATGAGCCTATCCGTTTGTTCGGCCCCGGTACTGACTCCGGTACCTTCGACTTCTTCACCGATGAAGTGAATGGTGAGGAAGGTGCTAGCCGCGCAGACTACACCGCTAGCGAAGATGACAATGTCCTCGTACTCGGTGTCTCTCGTGACCCCAACGCAATGGGCTACTTCGGGCTGGCATACTACGTCGAAAATGATGACGCGCTACGAGCGTTGTCTGTCGATGGCGTAGCACCCACTCCTGACAACGCCAAGAATGGAGACTATTCCCTGGCACGCCCTCTGTACATCTATGTCAGCACAGCCTCTCTCGATAAGCCTGAGGTACGCGCTTTCGTGGAGTACTACTTAGAAACTGCCCGTGACACCGAAATCGTGACTGAGGTGGGCTACGTTCCGCTCACTGAGGACGAGTACAACGAGTCTTTGGGCCAGCTATAG
- a CDS encoding biopolymer transporter ExbD, with translation MRPRRQAASKIPEVNLVPMMDVLMTVLTFFIIISMTLTGRQLIGIDIPDSVEGADETEEAVEETAEALIIGLDSDGEIIFEDQQIDFRQLTQRIRTYFSENPDGKLVLKADRELPYTEVANFLTDLRDIGGNRVSLAVE, from the coding sequence ATGCGCCCTCGTCGTCAAGCTGCCTCCAAAATTCCTGAGGTCAACCTCGTCCCCATGATGGACGTGTTGATGACGGTGCTGACCTTCTTCATCATCATCTCGATGACCCTAACAGGGCGACAGTTGATCGGCATTGATATTCCCGATTCGGTTGAAGGTGCAGACGAAACCGAGGAAGCCGTTGAAGAAACAGCTGAGGCGTTGATCATTGGTCTGGATAGCGACGGCGAAATTATCTTTGAAGATCAACAAATTGACTTTAGGCAGCTAACCCAACGCATTCGCACTTACTTCTCAGAGAACCCTGACGGCAAACTTGTTCTTAAGGCTGATCGAGAACTGCCCTACACAGAGGTCGCCAACTTCTTAACAGACCTGCGGGATATCGGCGGTAATCGTGTTTCTTTAGCTGTAGAATAA
- a CDS encoding biopolymer transporter ExbD: protein MRFRESKDTPPPQVDLIPMLTVMMGVLAFFVVVTMTLGNEQMIDMKLPAAQPEDQPPPPVTGQPFIVELDANGAIKLNDTPIDKEALEAQMEAYLSRKSDNTVYLLPDRDLPYEAVMQFLGDMRQIGGDRVSLAIEE, encoded by the coding sequence ATGCGGTTTCGAGAAAGCAAGGATACGCCGCCGCCTCAGGTCGATTTGATCCCGATGTTGACGGTGATGATGGGGGTCTTGGCTTTTTTTGTGGTGGTGACCATGACCCTGGGCAATGAGCAAATGATTGACATGAAGCTGCCTGCGGCCCAACCCGAAGATCAACCTCCTCCCCCTGTTACGGGTCAACCTTTCATTGTTGAATTAGATGCAAACGGGGCCATCAAATTGAACGATACCCCCATCGATAAAGAGGCGCTGGAAGCTCAGATGGAAGCCTATCTGAGCCGTAAATCAGATAATACGGTCTACCTTTTGCCCGATCGAGACCTGCCCTATGAAGCGGTGATGCAGTTTCTCGGAGATATGCGTCAAATTGGGGGCGATCGCGTCTCTCTGGCGATTGAAGAATAA
- a CDS encoding MotA/TolQ/ExbB proton channel family protein, whose protein sequence is MTTVFDFLARGGPVMVPIMSCSVLTIATAFERTWFWTRLLQREGRVVNEVLDAARRDLNEAAVIAGAATDNPVGRFLLAPLRLKNPSPETFRLALENAGDKEFVKMRRGDKILETIVAVAPLLGLLGTVTGLIATFNNLNIGSGGSTDTSQAAAGIGEALITTAAGMVVAILALLVFRVMVTLQAQQMDYFSEAGNELELIYRQYWYEPALAAMDGRTDRSKSEALTAERY, encoded by the coding sequence ATGACAACTGTATTTGACTTCTTGGCAAGAGGCGGCCCTGTAATGGTGCCCATTATGAGTTGCTCGGTGCTTACGATTGCAACGGCCTTTGAGCGCACCTGGTTTTGGACTCGTCTACTACAGAGAGAAGGGCGAGTCGTCAATGAAGTGCTAGACGCTGCCCGCCGTGATCTCAATGAAGCAGCCGTGATTGCTGGGGCCGCTACCGATAACCCGGTTGGTCGGTTTCTATTAGCACCCCTACGCCTCAAAAACCCCTCCCCCGAAACGTTTCGCCTGGCTTTAGAAAATGCCGGAGATAAAGAATTTGTCAAAATGCGCCGAGGCGACAAAATTCTAGAAACCATTGTTGCAGTAGCCCCTCTGTTAGGGCTTTTAGGAACGGTTACGGGCTTGATTGCGACCTTTAACAACCTCAATATCGGCAGCGGCGGCAGCACCGATACCTCCCAGGCCGCAGCGGGCATTGGGGAAGCGCTCATTACCACCGCAGCAGGAATGGTGGTGGCTATTTTGGCGCTGCTGGTTTTTCGAGTAATGGTGACGCTTCAAGCTCAGCAGATGGACTACTTTTCAGAGGCTGGCAACGAGCTAGAGCTGATCTATCGGCAATATTGGTACGAGCCAGCGCTCGCGGCAATGGATGGTCGAACAGACCGATCTAAATCCGAAGCTTTAACAGCTGAACGATACTGA
- a CDS encoding DUF4333 domain-containing protein, whose translation MQRTGMRSVYRLALLFGGLLTLTGCFNRLDIDAIEREIETEIESQSRRISLAEVRCPRDVYRQSGAYFRCVGHLRPEGQFTINVTQQDNQGTVDWDVPSSQVILNLAKVEAKLQEDFAQQFSKRAIVDCGELYRVNQPGEQFECQVIGGANLGQDAVTALLVRVDPEGNLNWYEVREAIAPVADAAAETEGQSGEGSPEGAGQTGTPETQESGAPRERIAGTREVERPRVPGDDD comes from the coding sequence ATGCAGCGAACTGGTATGCGTTCTGTCTATCGCCTCGCGCTACTCTTCGGGGGGCTCTTAACCCTAACAGGCTGTTTCAACCGGCTCGACATAGACGCGATCGAGCGCGAAATTGAGACTGAGATAGAAAGCCAGAGTCGGCGAATTTCCCTGGCAGAGGTTCGTTGCCCTCGGGATGTGTATCGTCAATCTGGGGCATATTTTCGCTGTGTAGGGCACCTGCGTCCTGAAGGGCAATTCACTATCAACGTCACCCAACAAGACAATCAGGGCACTGTCGATTGGGACGTGCCCAGCTCTCAAGTGATTCTCAATCTGGCCAAAGTCGAAGCCAAGCTACAAGAGGACTTTGCTCAGCAGTTTTCAAAGCGGGCCATAGTAGATTGCGGCGAACTGTACCGGGTGAACCAGCCGGGGGAGCAGTTTGAATGTCAGGTGATTGGCGGTGCTAATCTCGGGCAAGATGCGGTGACGGCTTTGTTGGTGAGGGTTGATCCTGAAGGCAACCTGAATTGGTATGAAGTGCGCGAGGCGATCGCCCCCGTCGCTGATGCTGCTGCTGAAACGGAGGGGCAATCTGGGGAAGGCTCTCCAGAGGGGGCAGGCCAAACTGGAACCCCTGAGACCCAAGAAAGCGGTGCCCCTAGAGAGAGAATTGCGGGTACCCGAGAAGTAGAGCGCCCTCGGGTGCCTGGGGATGATGATTGA
- a CDS encoding UbiD family decarboxylase: MARDLQAFLRQLETRGQLRRITAPVDPDLEIAEIANRLLLSGGPALLFENVKGSDIPVAVNALGTLERVCWAFGMESPEELEAIGQKLALLYQPRPPKKFSQAIEFGKALFDVVKAKPDRDLFPPCQQVVLKGDAVDLTQLPLLRVYPGDADKVITLGLMVTKDPESKIPNVGVYRLQLQSKNTMTVQWLSVRGPSRHLRKAAERGEKLEVAIAIGVDPLLILAAATPLPIDLSEWLFAGLYSGKGVNLAKCKTVDLEVPALSEIVLEGTITPGETAADGPAGDHIGYYGPTRENAPLLRFQAMTHRKNPVYMTAFSGRPPKEDAMMALALNRIYTPILRMQVPEIIDFFLPMEALSYKAAIISIDKAYPGQARRAALAFWTALPQFTYTKFVIVVDKAINIRDPRQVMWAVTSKMDPARDVFILPENPFDRLDFATEKPGLGSRMGIDATTKVYPETDRPWSDELTPDPEIAARVDRRWVEYGLGDLDLADVNPNLFGYDIH, encoded by the coding sequence ATGGCAAGGGATCTGCAAGCTTTTTTGAGGCAACTAGAGACCCGTGGGCAGCTACGGCGAATTACGGCACCGGTTGATCCTGATTTGGAAATCGCAGAGATTGCCAATCGGCTTTTGCTGTCAGGGGGCCCCGCTTTGTTGTTTGAAAATGTCAAGGGCTCAGATATTCCAGTTGCAGTCAACGCTCTGGGCACCCTGGAACGGGTCTGTTGGGCGTTTGGCATGGAGTCTCCCGAAGAGCTAGAAGCGATCGGCCAGAAGCTGGCGCTGCTCTATCAGCCCCGCCCCCCTAAGAAGTTTTCTCAAGCTATTGAGTTCGGTAAGGCACTCTTTGATGTGGTGAAGGCGAAGCCCGATCGCGACCTGTTTCCGCCCTGTCAACAAGTCGTGTTGAAAGGCGATGCGGTGGATCTGACGCAGTTACCTTTACTGCGGGTGTATCCAGGGGATGCGGATAAGGTGATCACGCTAGGGTTGATGGTGACTAAAGACCCGGAAAGTAAGATTCCCAACGTGGGGGTATATCGCCTGCAACTGCAGTCTAAAAACACGATGACCGTGCAGTGGTTGTCGGTAAGGGGGCCGAGTCGCCATCTGCGCAAAGCCGCTGAACGCGGAGAAAAACTGGAGGTGGCGATCGCGATCGGGGTTGATCCGCTGCTGATTCTCGCAGCAGCAACCCCCTTACCGATTGATCTGTCAGAATGGCTCTTTGCCGGTCTCTACAGCGGCAAAGGGGTGAATCTGGCCAAGTGCAAAACGGTGGATTTAGAAGTCCCTGCCCTGTCTGAGATCGTGCTAGAGGGCACCATCACGCCGGGGGAAACGGCGGCGGATGGCCCCGCTGGAGATCATATTGGCTACTATGGCCCGACGCGGGAGAATGCCCCGCTGCTCCGCTTCCAAGCCATGACCCACCGCAAAAACCCGGTCTACATGACGGCCTTTAGCGGTCGTCCGCCCAAAGAAGACGCCATGATGGCCCTTGCCCTCAACCGCATCTATACCCCGATTCTGCGGATGCAGGTGCCAGAAATTATTGACTTTTTCTTACCGATGGAGGCCCTCAGTTACAAAGCCGCCATCATTTCCATTGATAAAGCCTATCCGGGTCAGGCGCGACGAGCAGCCTTAGCCTTTTGGACTGCGTTGCCTCAGTTCACCTACACCAAGTTTGTCATTGTGGTGGATAAAGCCATTAATATTCGGGATCCTCGCCAGGTAATGTGGGCCGTCACCTCCAAAATGGATCCTGCACGAGACGTGTTCATTTTGCCGGAGAATCCCTTTGATCGGTTAGATTTTGCGACGGAGAAGCCAGGGCTCGGCAGTCGCATGGGCATTGATGCCACCACCAAGGTTTATCCTGAAACCGATCGCCCCTGGAGTGACGAACTCACCCCTGACCCTGAAATTGCTGCTAGGGTTGATCGCCGCTGGGTAGAGTATGGGTTAGGCGATCTCGATTTAGCGGATGTAAACCCAAATCTATTTGGCTACGACATTCATTGA
- a CDS encoding aspartate/glutamate racemase family protein — MKTIGLLGGMSWESTELYYRHINEGIKTRLGGLHSAKIALVSVDFQEIETLQHQGDWAAAGQQLAKAAQSVEAAGADFLLICTNTMHKVVPAIESVIQIPVLHIADATAAAIKAKGLQTVGLLGTQFTMEQAFYKDRLIDQHGLHVLVPSAGDRAIIHRIIYEELCLGVINPASRHEYLRIMADLKQQGAEGIIAGCTEITLLVKQADLDTPLLNTTAIHADAAVTHALNELPPNP; from the coding sequence ATGAAAACTATCGGTCTGCTCGGCGGCATGAGTTGGGAAAGTACAGAACTGTACTATCGACACATCAACGAAGGCATTAAAACCCGGCTAGGGGGCCTGCATTCCGCCAAAATTGCCCTGGTCAGTGTGGATTTTCAGGAAATCGAAACCCTGCAGCACCAGGGAGACTGGGCGGCGGCAGGGCAGCAGCTGGCAAAAGCTGCTCAATCGGTGGAAGCCGCAGGGGCGGATTTCCTGCTGATTTGCACCAATACCATGCATAAAGTCGTGCCCGCCATTGAGTCAGTGATTCAAATTCCCGTTTTACACATTGCCGATGCCACAGCGGCCGCCATCAAAGCCAAGGGCTTGCAGACTGTTGGGCTATTAGGCACCCAGTTCACCATGGAGCAGGCGTTTTACAAAGACCGATTGATTGACCAGCACGGCTTACACGTCTTAGTGCCGTCGGCAGGCGATCGCGCCATCATCCACCGCATCATTTACGAAGAACTGTGCCTGGGCGTGATCAACCCCGCATCCCGGCATGAATACCTGCGCATCATGGCAGATTTAAAGCAACAAGGGGCAGAAGGCATCATTGCTGGCTGCACCGAGATCACCCTCCTCGTCAAGCAAGCGGATCTAGATACCCCCTTGCTAAACACCACTGCCATTCACGCAGACGCTGCGGTGACACACGCCTTAAACGAACTCCCCCCCAACCCCTAA
- a CDS encoding DUF4079 domain-containing protein → MDLGPLDPIKPWLNFAHPLMMWMLLGLSIYALYLGVQIRRTRTAEGDTKKALIKGKFNLRHHQIGSALLAFMVLGTIGGMAVTYINNGKLFFGPHLLVGLSMTGLIATSASLVPFMQKGNSTARYTHITLNIVLVGLFGWQAVTGMQIVQRILENF, encoded by the coding sequence ATGGATCTTGGACCCTTGGACCCGATTAAGCCTTGGTTGAATTTTGCCCACCCTCTGATGATGTGGATGTTGCTGGGATTAAGCATTTATGCCCTCTATCTCGGCGTACAAATTCGGCGCACTCGCACCGCCGAAGGTGACACCAAGAAAGCGCTGATTAAAGGCAAATTCAATCTCCGCCATCACCAGATCGGTTCAGCGCTCTTAGCGTTTATGGTGCTGGGTACAATCGGCGGTATGGCCGTCACATATATCAACAACGGGAAGCTTTTCTTTGGGCCTCACCTGTTGGTGGGCCTCAGCATGACTGGGTTGATTGCCACGTCTGCCTCTCTGGTTCCTTTCATGCAAAAGGGAAACAGCACAGCTCGGTATACTCACATCACGCTCAACATTGTTCTAGTCGGTTTATTTGGATGGCAAGCCGTCACAGGAATGCAGATTGTGCAGCGCATTCTTGAGAACTTTTAG